Within the Gopherus evgoodei ecotype Sinaloan lineage unplaced genomic scaffold, rGopEvg1_v1.p scaffold_47_arrow_ctg1, whole genome shotgun sequence genome, the region GGGAGGGGGCGAAGGGGGGAGGCGCTGGGgctggtggagggaggaggtgctgtgggggcagaggggggaggccCCGGGGTTGGGGcggagggggctggcagaggggggaggtgctttgggggcagaggggggaggtgctgtgggggcagaggggggaggtgctgtgggggatggCGGAGGGGGGAGGcgctgtgggggcagaggggggaggtgctgtgggggctggtggaggggggaggcgctgtgggggcagaggggggaggccCCGGGGTTGGGGCGGAGGGGGTAGGCGCTGTGGGGGCTGGCGGAGGGGGGAGGtgctttgggggcagaggggggaggtgCTTTGGGGGCGGAGAGGGGAGGCGCTGTGGGGgctggtggaggggggaggcGCTGTGGGGGATGGCGGAGGGGGTTGGTCACCGGGGGGGCCAGAGGGGGGAAGCTCTGACgagggagggggctctgtgctAGCTGAGTACTGGAGGAGGCAGGGGCTCCCCATGGGGCCATTACTGAGGGAAACTGGGCTGGCCCTAGCACTGGTCACTCTGCCCCTCCCGCCACTCCCCCCATTTCCCCCCAGCTGGCTGGGCCCTGGCCTGTATTTGCACCCACTTCATGGCCCATTAGCTCCCTCCCGCAGCTCCGCCTGGCTCCTTTGTGCTGTTTCCTGGGGACCTGGAGGGCAGCCgcacccctggggccccatgAAGTCAGAAAGCTCCTCGTcagcctcctcctggccctggccaaacGCTCCATCTGCactcccaggaggaggtgctggaCGAGGGGGGCTCTGCGGCTGTGGGGCCTGGTTCCGTTCCTCCCTCGTCTCACGTAGCCGGGCTGAGTTCCGCTGGGCAGCAGCCGCTGCCTCCCTTCGAGGAGAGGAGCGgtgggcactgtccggggttctctagCCAGGACCCTCGTTCTGAGCCTCTGACCTTCACCCCAGGCCCTGTATTTCTCATTTGTTGTCCCACGGACTCTTTTGGTCCCTGGGTCCAGTGGTCCCTCCcgctaggctgggggaggggccttgaGAAGTGGGGGCGCTTGCAcctgcccacctcccaggctCCCAATAACCCCTTTCCCCTCTGTGCTGCCCAAGCCCTTCCTCCTGCACCTCTCCTGACTCTGGCTCCTTGCCCAGGCCTGCTGCGAGCGCCTGGCAGGGGGCAAGGAATGTAGGCAAGGCCAGCTAGCGTCCCTGGCCcggtgggtgggggcagagagctgAAGGGGGTCACTCACTAGAGACTTGTGCCTGCCTTCCTCCCCAGCCACCACCTGGACCCAGAAACTGCCGGGAGCCCCAAGGCCCTCCAAGAGGAAGAGCCTGCATGGCCCCACATGCCTGGCCCGACCACTGCACCGAGCCCCACGAGCAGGTGAGAACACAGCGTGATCCCCCAGGAATCGCCACCTGCCTCCCCCTGTGCAGCCGGGCCTGCCCCCCACTCCGCAGCCAGCAGGGACTCCCAGCCAGCGTGTGACACAGACGGGTTATCAGTCGTCAGGAGCCCAGCGTAGAGCAGAGCTTGTTAGCACAGGAAACCGGCAGTTACAGCCAAGCCCATCCCGGGGGGAtccagagccctgggctccccccgacCCCAAGTCCCAAGCAGGAGACTGATCAGCTTTCAGCAGCCCGCCCTCAGTCACGCCCAGGTGCTCTCCTCcttcctttgtttctttcctgggccagcAGGTCCCCTGGCCTCCACCTCTCACTTGGTTCTCCGACACCTCCTGCTGATTCTTGCAGAGGATGGGCCtgggccatcagttgccaggatgGGGAGTGTCGGCCTGACAACCAGTCAGCATCACACCTGCCCTCTAGGGGTCTCTGTGACGATCACACATCCTTAACCCCCCACCTTGAcacatggggaaaccgaggcatacAGTATTCAGATGGAACATTAAGatcattcccactttgtcacactgggGCACCTCAGTGTGGCTTTAATGGAGAGGTGggagactacagctcccagcatgcaatgctccatcTTGAGCCAAGTGGCCATGCTTTGGGCTCCAGgtggagcattgcatgctgggagctaTGCTCCCCTTGGGCTGCACTTCCTCATGAAGGCTGCACTGCATGGCTGTGCAGACACGCTCTCCGGTCAGGCCCGGCCAGGCGCTCCAGTGGGGCAGAAGCTGATGTTTGTGGTGCCAGGGTATGAACTCCACAGCTGTTGTTCCGCTCTGTCCTGGCGGATCCAGCCCTGTCCTAGAAGCTCCTTGCTGATGGGATGCTTGTGCAACTGGGATGAATTCCCAtgttaccccctcccccccagtagcTGTGGGTCCTCGAGCCACAGGACATAGCTTTCAGCACCTTGGACAGATACCAGTGGAATGTGCTGATAGTCCTGGGACAAGCTGTCAGGGCCTGACACGACCCAGCAGCGGCTTCTTCCACTCCTGGAGCGTCTCAGGCACTGACTGTCCTCATGGCCTTGGTATTCTCCCACCAGTGCTCACTGAACAGAGCAATGGGGCCCTCTAAACCGGCGCCACCCCCATGCCCTCTTGCTGCCCTGGATCAGCCCGGTGGGCCCATCTGGCCTGGTTCCcccctcatagaatcatagactatcagggttggaagggacctcaggaggtatctagtccaaccccctgctcaaagcaggaccaattcccaactaaatcatcccagacagggctttgtcaagctgggccttaaaaacctctaagggaggagattccaccacctccctagggaacccattccagggcttcaccaccctcctagtgaaatagtgtttcctaatatccaacctaagcctcccccactgcaacttgagaccattgctcctcccCACCCAATCGACCCACTGGGGTGGATTCCCAGAGTCAGCTGCTCTGGCTGTGGGCAGAAAGTGTCGtccatccccctcacagcccttCCAGAGCCCGTGAGCCCGATGCCCCTGCAGCTGTACTAGTGAGCTGCTGGGTGGCTCCTGCTTGTGTGAGTGCAAAGCCTCGGACACCCCAGAGGGTGGGTGCCAGCGTCACGTCCCTGTCCAGCACAGAGATCTGGGTGGGGCTTGTCCCTAGAGGAGTGCTGGCAACACAAGGTCTTTtagggcccagctctgccaggccctgggggaggctcagggtgggCCCTTCCTACTCAAACTCCTGTGTTTCTAGAGTGATCCTCATGGGAAAAGGTAAGAACCCTGCTGATCTGTGGGCTGGGGCATAACTTCCCCCAGCTGCCCCTGACAGGGGTCATTTTTCCCTTCACATCCTCCACCCTTGGGCTGGTCTCAGCAGCAGCATCCTGGCCTATGGGGCAGCCTCCCCAACAGCAGGAGTGAGAGCCCTTGAGGTGAGATGCAGCATGTGATGGGCCGAGATTGCGGAGCAGCAGTACGGAGGTGCCACccgatgggggcagggagagagcccGGATGGCTGTGGCTgtggaaagtcaatgggagcagctcTGGAGAGGCCTGGGCatgggagtgcagggcaggctgCAGTCGGGGAGCATCTTGGTGCTGCAGGACAGGAGAAGGTGCTGTCGGCTCAGAGACTGGGAGACATCAGGATAGGGGGCAAGATTTGGTGGAGGTCTGGCTGTTTGTAGTGCTGACTTCTCCTACAGCCTCCGTGTCTGTGTACGGGGGAGGCCCCCCCTCAACATTGGCAGCGGTTCTGGACTGACGAAGACCTTCAGTGCCAGCCTGACCCCACTGGGTATCCTGCTCGCCCCCTGGGACAGCAGGAGCTGCTCTGGGTCCAAAAGGTGATGGGCTATGGCTGCTGCCTGGGACCCAGCTCTGGGGAACCATGGAGcagtgctggcagttctcaccctccccagccctgctcgcCTTCCATCTGGCTGCACATACAGAGTGTGGAGATGGGCAGAGGCAGCCCGGCTGGCTTGGGAAGCTGGAGAGGGATCTTCCACCCATTCCCTAAGCAGAGAGGAGACAGCTACAGGCTGGCAGtgagcaagggcagcaggcaggcgttcatctccccctgccccctgctaaTCAGGAAATGAGGAGTGATCAGGGAGCTGGTTTGTGGTGGGGCCTGGCAGAATAGCAGGAGAGCTCGCCCACTGGGGGGCCCCTGGGGACCcagagaggagaatgggggaCAAGCAGGCCTCGCCTGCGAGCTGGACTACCGCGTATTCACTCTGGGATTGGATTACTGACAAGGGGCTGTGCCAAAGCAGTGGGGTtgccgggggcgggggcagaggaggagagggagagggcagCGAGCGGTCATGGCTAGGGGTAACTGGGAGATCTCCAGGGGACGGCTGGGAGGGatggagcccagggcagaggaGCTGCTAGAAGGCCCAGGTGTGAGCAGCTCGGCACAGAGCTAGTGagacacaggccctgctccggAGCTCCTGGCTTaaccagacagacagagggtgaGTTGCTGCAGTTTAACAAATGGGGATGTGAATCCTAGAGGTTGTGTCTTGCTGTGGGTCACATGTGGGTCTGATTGTGGCAGACCTGAATGCAGAGCTCCTGGGTCCCAGGCCAGCCTccctggcaggggcagagctgaCCATGGCGGGAttcacagatttcaaggccagaagggagcacggATCATCCAGTCTACTCTCCTGCCTAGCACGCCTGGGGACTGCTCTGAATTAACTCCTGCTTGGACGAGAGCAGGTCCTTCCGAGTGTGCACCTTGGTCTATTGCGACAGTCCTCTGGGTCCCCTTCTGGGCAGGTAAGGAGCAGGCCCTGGTAAAGCCAGTGGGTCCCCGACTGTGCTgtgtttacatttcaaatgcttccctgctcttcctctgCTCACGTTATCTCCCAGCCTGGTGTGGCCTCGAGACGCCCAGTGTGTTTAGGTTTGTGGCCTTGCGGCAGGGAAAGCGTGCCAGGGCCTTGGCGGGGAAGCGACTGAGAGAACTGTCTGGATGTGTATAAAGAGCAGTGCTCAGAAACATAAACTGACCTTCTCTGGCTGCCGGCTGGGGACGGAGTGAGCACCGTTATCAGGCTGCTTTTGTAATGGGGAGTGCTGAGGAAGACAGCAGGGGACAGGGCATAGCGAGGGAGAGGAAGGGTGCAGGGCATTCCAGGATCAGAGATGGATAGAAAATCACATGCAAGGGGCCTAGTCATCTCCTGGCAGCCTGATATTAACCCTTTGCATGTTgttgggaagcagcagcagcctgggctggggaggtgcctgagcaggggctgcagtgaGCAGGGTGGATGCAGTGAATGAGGACAAGAGCGTGTGCAGTGAGCAGGGTGGGTGCAGTAACGTGGGTATGgggtgggtgcagtgagcagggtGGGTGCAGTAACGTGGGTATGgggtgggtgcagtgagcagggtGGGTGCAGTAACGTGGGTATGgggtgggtgcagtgagcagggtGGGATTCCGTGGTGTGGGGAATTGAGTGGGTGCAGTGAGTGGAGTGGGTTTCTGTGGTGGCAGTGTGTGGGGATGGTGGGTGTGTGGAGTAGGGTGGGATTCCGTGGCAGTGGGGAGCAAGGTGGGATTCCGTGGCGATGGGGAGCGGGCTGGGGTGGGATTCCATGGcagtgggagcagggtggggtgggtgcGGGGGGAGCGGGGTATTCCATGGTGGTGGAGAGCAAGGTGGTTTTCCGTGGCAGTGGGAAACAGAGTGGGTGCGGGGGCCAGGGTGGGATTTTGTGGTGGTGaagagcagggtggggtgggtgtggggagcaggctgggattctgtggcagtggggagcagggtgggtccCTGAGAATAGCAGCATGACATTGCTGTCCTGGAAACCCAGCCTGTTCATGGGTGGTGCTGAGTGGGCGCTCCTGATGGcctagggcagggggtgaggatctggggtgtgggctgagcaggctTGGGAGAGGACCATGGATCAGCGTCATCCTGGGGCAGCCTTACTGGCGGGTGTGTGGGATGGAGTGCTTTCTGCACCCCCAGCGGGGTGCCGGGGGGCTCCAgtgaacctctgccccagccccatctccctcTCATTGCTGGCTGGCCAGGTGGCCTCAGGAGGCATGGAGCAATCCTGCGATGTGTTGCCCTTCCCTGAAATGTCCGCCTTCCCGGGCTGCTCTCAGCAGGGCCCAGGGCACACCACTAACAGGGCCACTGCTAGGCTTCACCCTCATCAAAAATGGCCGTCCCCAGGAAAGCCAAATCAGGCTGACCCTGGGAAGATGGTGACCCCTGCAGTGTGAGGGCAGGAGAATGGGGCGGGGGCACgcaggggagctgtgtggggaaaggAGAATCTGCAGGGGGTAGagaatatggggcagggacagggagtgTGAAGGgtgggaatagggtgaccagatgtcctgttatTAAAGGGACAGCCCCATTTTTTGGGacgttttcttatataggtgcctgttaccccccaccccgtcccatttTGTCTCTGGTACCCCTGGGTGGGAAAGGAAGGACAAACCGTGGTAGGTGGGGGCAGCAGACTGGAGATCAGCTTATAAGGCAGcggtgggcagggtggggaggctgGAGGTTGGCCCTGCATAGCCTGCACACGCCATTGGTGAGGGTTCGGCTGCCTGGTAGGCAATGCCTTGAGGTGGGTTATGGGGTCAGGCTTGGGGTTGGTGACGCAGTGAGAGATGCTCTGGGtggccagccctgcacagggaCCCTGTGCCAAGGTTCTGGGGCGCTGGGTCAGTGCCCAGGCCCTCCTGCCCCTCACAAGCCCCTGCCTGGGCACTGGCTGCAGGGACTTGCCCTGGGGACTGATGGGGGTTGGGACCAGGAGTCTGCAGGTGAGAGCACAGACAGCTTGGCATAGGTGCATGCAGGAGCAAGAGCAGCACAGGCCTCTCAGCAGCCAGGAGGGGAGTGTctgtgctgggggctgcagggagccccccaTCCCgagccccacctctgccccccaaaCCCTCGCAGCGTTTCTGCCTGGGGAGAGGTGGTTCCGCTCCGGGGCACGCTGGGTCTGGGTGCCAAGTCTGTTTCCCCGGGACACGCTCACTGCAGTGCCTCTCACGCAGGCCTGGGGCACCCAGCAGAAACGGAGAAGGCTCCGAGCacagaagtgggggcagggctggccccagtcGCCTGGGTTCCTGAGTGGGAGGAGGGGCTCTCTCCCAAGTTAGTCTCTGGGCCGCGCTCGCTGTCCGGGAGCAGCCGCATGGCTTGGGCCTGTGGGGAAAGCCTGTGTCCCAGCATGTCTAGTGAGGCACACAAGCTTAGCCGTGGAGTCTGCCCGCGCCTGGGGCCGcagccattgtgctaggccctgcaGGTGCACATAACATGCACCCAGGCCCTGCACATGCACTGCACAGGCCAGGGCCAGCCGCAGAGGCTGACACTACACAGGCATGGGGGCcaagtttgtataattttggggagtgcccagaacaggtccaagtcctgccccccATGCCTGCCTTGTAAGCTGATATATATCCTACCCCtgtccactccccccaccctgggcacagggccagcagcggAGCCCCgggcagcagctgggaccccatgcAAAAtgtggaggtgctgcagcaccccccgcaCCCCTCGGTCCTGCACCTATGAAATAAGGTTAAGCGGGCCCTTCAAGTTGATGCTCAGTGGACAATTGTGAACAGAGATACTGTTTTCATCAGaatgtacaggtctgtcgcatcttacgtgcatttaacatgcatgGTTTTAGCTTTACGctgttggcaaaaacaaaaataaaaaaaccagaaaaataacaattttaatactgtacctgtcgTGCAGGCGATTCCGCCTGTTACACTctatgtaattttgactatacgcgatttttgCTTTACCcgctgactgcggaacgtaaccccagcataagatgagactcgcctgtatgtAAAATATCAGCCCAAACGCTGGGGGAGCCAGGCTCATGTTCCTGAATATTGGTAGAGTatgggcaccacgggcccatataactcgccgctTATGTGCACAGGGGCTGAATAACCAGACGTGGGGCAAGCTGCAGGGCACTGAGCTAACAGGCAAATCAGCCTTTGCATCGAATAGGAGCATCCCGAGGGGGGTCTGTGGATCTGGGGTGCTGTCCAGTCAGGGGTGTCCCTGCGGCCAAGCTGACATGGGACATGTTGGCTGGCATAGCAGTGTCGCCTGGGGGAGGTTTTCACAGCATGTCTGCACCAGCCAAGCCCCAGTGCAGATGCAGTTCCAGTGTCGGGCTGCAGCGTATTCTGTTCAGGGAACAGGTAGGAGCTGTACAGCAGAGCACTCCTGTCCTCGCAGGCTGCATCTCCACTAGGAAGGGTTGCTGGTATGACTGTGCCAGTGATCCCTTCTAGCACAGACCCTGTCTGAGCATGTTGTGGCAGCGGGCTGGCGTGTGCTGCTCCAGGGGGTAGCATGGTGTGAGCGTGTCATGGCAGCGGGCTGGCGTGTGCTGCTCTGGGAGGTAGTGTGGTGTGAGTGTGTCATGGCAGCGTGTCGTAGCTGCTGGCTGGCGAGTGCTCGGGGGGTAGCGTGGTGTGAGCGTGTCGTGGCGGCGGGCTGGCGTGTGCTGCTCTGGGAGGTAGTGTGGTGTGAGTGTGTCATGGCAGCGTGTCGTAGCTGCGGGCTGGCGAGTGCTCGGGGGGTAGCGTGGTGTGAGCGTGTCGTGGCAGCGGGCTGGCATGTCCTGCTCCACGGGTAGCTGGTCAGCCTAGCAAGTCCTGTTCCTCTGTCCCAGCAGGAGGAGCACTCTTGTCTGCAGACAGCGAGTGTGCGAGGCTGTGCGCTATGCGCCCAGGGTGGAGGGatggagccaggcagggagttTGCATTGGGCTGTTCCAGTGGGTTGCCCAGGCCTGGTTGCTCAGTGATCGGTGTCTAGGGACAGGTGTGGGCACCTAGTCAGTGTGTCCCTCCTTCCCTGGCCCTCTCGTCTGGTAGccgggaaaagacggttactcacctttgtaactgttgttcttcgagatgtgttgctcacatccattccagttaggtgtgcgcgccgcgcgtgcacgttcgtcggaaacttttttaccctagcaactccagtgggccggcaggtcgccccctagagtggcgccaccatggcgctctatatatacccccgccggcccgcccgctcctcagttccttcttgccggctactccgacagtggggaaggagggcgggtgtggaatggatgtgagcaacacatctcgaagaacaacagttacaaaggtgagtaaccgtcttttcttcttcgagtgattgctcacatccattccagttaggtgactcccaagccatacctaggcggtggggtcggagtgagaagtcgcggcccggagcactgcagttccgaaggccgcatcctccctcgactgctggaccagggcgtagtgggaagcaaaggtgtggaccgatgaccaggtcgctgcccgacagatttcctggatgggcacacgggctaggaaagccagcgacgacgcctgcgccctggtagaatgcgcagtcacacggcccgcagggacatgggccaagtcataacaagtcctgatacaggacgtaacccaagaggatatcctctgggaggagataggaagacctttcatacgatctgctaccgccacgaaaagtggggggattttcggaagggcttagtcctctctatgtagaacgcgagagccctacggacatccagcgagtggagctgctgctccctgcctgaggagtgaggttttgggaaaaaaaccagaaggaaaatctcttggttgatatgaaaggctgagaccaccttgggcagaaaagcagggtgtggcctcagctgcaccttatccttgtggaagaccgtatatggagggtctaccacaagagctcggagctccgacacccgtctagctgaggtgatagccactagaaaggcagttttccaagagaggtagagcagggaacaagtagctaacggctcaaaggggggccccatgagccgggacaacaccaggttaagatcccaggttggggcagggggacggacgttagggaataaacgttccagccctttaaggaatctcgacaccgtcgggtgagaaaaaacggagcgaccgtccacacccgggtgaaaggtggagatagctgctaggtggactcgcaatgacgataaagccagaccttgccctttgagggacaaaacgtagtctaatatttcagaaaccgaaacttccatagggcggagatttctctctacgcaccaacaggagaagcgcttccatttcgctgaatatgtggctcttgtggacggtttcctgctgctcaagagcacctctctcacgggcgtagagcagcgcagctctgagccagtcagccacgcaggagccaggccgctaggtgcagcgactgcaggtctgggtgacagagggtcccgtggtcctgggtaatcaggtccggatgaaggggcaggggaactgggtcggctatggccaagtccagcagcatggtgtaccagtgctgcctgggccacgccggggccaccatgatcacgagcgccctgtccctgcgcaccttcaggaggaccttgtggaccagagggaacgggggaaatgcatagtacaggtgggtcgaccactggatgaggaaggcatccgctatcgaccccggctccctgccctgaaaggagcagaacgctgggcacttcctgttccccttggacgcgaagaggtccacccggggataaccccacctccggaaaatggagagagcgacatccgggcgaagggaccactcgtgtgacaggaaggatctgctcaatcgatctgccagagtgttccgtactccagggaggaaggaagccctgaggtgaatggagtgggctacgcaaaggtcccagagacgtatcgcctcgtggcacagggaggaggacctggtgccgccctgcttgttgatatagtacatcgtcgtcgtgttgtctgtaaacacggcgacacaacgaccctgaagctgatgacaaaacgcttgacaagcaaggcggaccgctctcaactcccgtatgttgatgtggagccccacctcctcctgggaccacaggccctgtgtccgcagggtccctaggtgggccccccagcccagatctgaggcatccgttgtcagggataccgatggctgagaggggtgaaagggaagacccgcacataatacggactggtccaaccaccagccgagagaatctaagaccttctggggaattgtgactaacatgtctaaaggttgcctttgcggcctgtaacggctgataagccacagctggagaggcctcatgtggagccgagcgtagccggtcacaaaagtgcacgccgccatgtggcctaacagggttagacatgtcctcactgacgtcaacggggctgaccgcaaacgttgaacgatcgccgccatggtctggaaccgttgcagaggtagcgaggccctgcccacagtggcatccaagagcgccccgataaattccaccttttgcgtgggcctcagagtggacttgtctgtgtttatcaagaggcccaaacttgcaaatatggcggtgatcaggcggacatggctgctgacctgctgttccgacgtgccccgaatcaaccagtcgtccagataagggaacacgtggatacggttgcgc harbors:
- the LOC115642939 gene encoding DNA-directed RNA polymerase II subunit RPB1-like — its product is MPARCHDTLTPRYPPSTRQPAATTRCHDTLTPHYLPEQHTPARRHDTLTPRYPPSTRQPAATTRCHDTLTPHYLPEQHTPARCHDTLTPCYPLEQHTPARCHNMLRQAPQGIAYQAAEPSPMACAGYAGPTSSLPTLPTAAL